One stretch of Nycticebus coucang isolate mNycCou1 chromosome 7, mNycCou1.pri, whole genome shotgun sequence DNA includes these proteins:
- the SP5 gene encoding transcription factor Sp5 isoform X2, whose translation MPAHSPGALPPPHPSLGLTPQKTHLQPSFGAAHELPLTPPADPSYPYEFSPVKMLPSSMAALPASCAPAYVPYAAQAALPPGYSNLLPPPPPPPPPTCHQLSPNPAPDDLPWWSIPQAGAGPGAPGVPGGGLPGACAGGPHAPRFPASAAAAAAAAAALQRGLVLGPSDFAQYQSQIAALLQTKAPLAATARRCRRCRCPNCQAAGGAPEAEPGKKKQHVCHVLGCGKVYGKTSHLKAHLRWHTGERPFVCNWLFCGKSFTRSDELQRHLRTHTGEKRFACPECGKRFMRSDHLAKHVKTHQNKKLKVAEAGVKREDPRDL comes from the coding sequence CGTCCTTCGGGGCTGCGCACGAGCTACCGCTCACCCCCCCAGCTGACCCCTCTTACCCCTACGAGTTCTCTCCAGTCAAGATGCTGCCCTCGAGCATGGCGGCTCTACCCGCTAGCTGCGCGCCCGCCTACGTTCCCTACGCCGCACAGGCAGCGCTGCCGCCCGGCTACTCCAACCTGctgcccccgccgccgccgcccccgccGCCCACCTGCCACCAGCTGTCCCCTAACCCGGCCCCCGACGACCTCCCGTGGTGGAGCATCCCACAGGCAGGCGCTGGGCCGGGCGCTCCTGGGGTTCCAGGGGGAGGCCTCCCTGGAGCCTGTGCCGGGGGACCCCACGCGCCCCGCTTTCCTGCCTCAGCGGccgctgctgccgccgccgccgctgccctGCAACGGGGCCTGGTGTTGGGCCCGTCGGACTTTGCGCAGTACCAGAGCCAGATCGCCGCGTTGCTGCAGACCAAGGCCCCCCTGGCGGCCACGGCCAGGAGGTGCCGCCGCTGCCGCTGCCCCAACTGTCAGGCGGCGGGCGGCGCCCCCGAGGCGGAGCCGGGCAAGAAGAAGCAGCACGTGTGCCACGTGCTGGGCTGCGGCAAGGTGTACGGCAAGACGTCGCACCTGAAGGCGCACCTGCGTTGGCACACGGGCGAGCGGCCCTTCGTGTGCAACTGGCTCTTCTGTGGCAAGAGCTTCACGCGCTCGGACGAGCTGCAGCGGCACCTGCGGACTCACACGGGCGAGAAACGCTTCGCCTGCCCTGAATGCGGGAAGCGCTTCATGCGCAGCGACCACCTAGCCAAGCACGTCAAGACGCACCAGAATAAGAAGCTCAAAGTTGCCGAGGCCGGTGTTAAGCGGGAAGATCCGCGGGACCTGTGA